The following coding sequences are from one Bacillus sp. (in: firmicutes) window:
- a CDS encoding ASCH domain-containing protein translates to MTNQNDHTSLPPKTCTIERLVTVKEDVEKVLKGQKTASRRNGRYADIGEVMTLQGKDFVVERVYSQSLGELTDEHAQEEGYANVEEYKQSILSMHPGMPWLPQMRVWVHEYRPV, encoded by the coding sequence ATGACAAACCAAAATGATCATACTTCTTTACCACCAAAAACATGTACAATTGAACGATTAGTAACAGTAAAAGAAGATGTAGAAAAAGTATTAAAGGGACAAAAAACAGCTTCGCGCCGAAATGGCAGATATGCTGATATTGGCGAGGTTATGACACTTCAAGGAAAGGATTTTGTCGTTGAACGTGTTTATTCACAGTCACTTGGGGAACTGACTGATGAGCATGCCCAAGAGGAAGGATACGCTAATGTAGAGGAATATAAACAATCCATTTTATCAATGCATCCTGGGATGCCATGGCTGCCGCAAATGCGTGTATGGGTTCATGAGTATCGGCCAGTCTAG
- a CDS encoding DUF2269 family protein: MNYNLYQIILYIHVVSVILTIGPFCILFPFIKKLQNANEDEQQAYLNVFKFTVRVSKHAGHVLVVTGILLVWITSWTWTTSWLVVSIFIMLCSGYFLARAFSPTVRKFNDPNQDKEKSVRTLYRSTWIYIILLLLMLWFMVAKPVLW; the protein is encoded by the coding sequence ATGAACTATAATTTATATCAGATTATTCTTTATATTCATGTTGTTAGTGTGATCCTTACTATTGGTCCCTTTTGCATATTATTCCCGTTTATAAAAAAGCTGCAAAATGCAAATGAAGATGAACAACAGGCATATTTAAATGTATTTAAATTCACTGTTAGAGTATCAAAACATGCCGGGCATGTATTAGTTGTTACAGGAATTTTACTCGTTTGGATTACTTCATGGACATGGACAACATCTTGGCTCGTTGTGTCAATTTTTATTATGCTCTGCTCCGGCTATTTTTTAGCGCGCGCTTTTTCACCAACTGTGCGTAAGTTTAATGACCCAAATCAAGATAAGGAAAAATCAGTGCGCACTTTGTATCGGTCAACTTGGATTTACATTATCCTATTATTATTAATGCTTTGGTTTATGGTAGCAAAGCCTGTATTATGGTAG
- a CDS encoding diaminopimelate dehydrogenase — MGNQIRLGIVGYGNLGKGVQAAVKKNSDMTLSYVFTRRAPETVHVNDESIKVLLVDEIEKYTNEIDVLILCGGSATDLPEQGPAYARIFNTIDSFDTHAKIPEYFDSVDQVAKPNNKTSIISVGWDPGLFSLNRLMGEVIVPDGNTYTFWGKGLSQGHSDAIRRVPGVKAGAQYTIPIEEAVERVRNSENPKLSTREKHLRECWVVAEDGANTTEIETAIKTMPNYFADYDTTVNFISEEEFKANHGAMPHGGFVIRSGQTSEGTNQVIEYAIKLDSNPEFTSSVLVAYARAAYRMNQEGQYGAKTVFDVAPGYLSPKSAADLRKELL; from the coding sequence ATGGGAAATCAAATTAGACTTGGAATAGTTGGATACGGAAACCTTGGAAAAGGTGTACAAGCAGCTGTTAAAAAAAATAGCGATATGACCCTTTCTTATGTATTTACAAGGAGAGCTCCTGAAACTGTTCATGTAAATGATGAAAGCATTAAAGTACTTTTAGTTGATGAAATTGAGAAATATACAAATGAAATTGATGTGTTAATTTTATGTGGCGGCTCAGCAACAGACCTGCCTGAACAAGGACCTGCCTATGCGAGGATTTTTAATACAATCGACAGCTTTGATACACATGCAAAAATCCCTGAATACTTTGACAGCGTCGATCAAGTAGCTAAGCCAAATAATAAAACAAGCATTATATCCGTTGGTTGGGATCCAGGTTTATTTTCATTAAATCGACTAATGGGAGAGGTTATCGTTCCTGACGGCAATACATATACATTCTGGGGCAAAGGCTTAAGCCAAGGACACTCTGACGCGATCCGCCGCGTTCCAGGTGTTAAGGCAGGCGCACAATATACCATTCCGATTGAGGAAGCGGTAGAACGCGTCCGCAATTCCGAAAATCCAAAGCTTTCAACGAGAGAGAAGCATTTGAGAGAATGCTGGGTAGTGGCTGAAGATGGTGCTAACACTACAGAAATCGAAACAGCAATCAAAACAATGCCGAACTACTTTGCGGACTATGATACTACTGTAAATTTCATTTCCGAAGAGGAATTTAAAGCTAATCATGGGGCAATGCCGCATGGTGGATTCGTCATCCGTAGTGGACAAACTAGCGAAGGCACGAACCAAGTTATTGAGTATGCAATTAAGCTTGACAGCAATCCTGAGTTTACCTCTAGTGTCCTCGTTGCTTATGCACGGGCAGCTTACCGCATGAATCAAGAAGGGCAATATGGCGCAAAAACTGTATTTGATGTTGCACCAGGGTACTTATCCCCTAAGTCAGCGGCTGATTTACGGAAAGAGCTTCTATAA
- a CDS encoding efflux RND transporter periplasmic adaptor subunit, producing the protein MERHIKWIISGILALSIGSYFAYSSTKPLETELLEVRSQIVSQSFKEEGIVTASNERPVYSVINGKISNLPVKEGQRVRKGDLLVKIEAEDLDYQLGQLKAQLKSIKGQEKQANKSSYRAQVKQQQLLIEEMKRQLTIGKEDYDKIKILYDQGAVSKKDFDDAKNKVEQLENTVMQEEQALQLIEEQAKPVPGTEQYYAGLQESINEQINHVEYLIANKTIVAPMDAIIKELSVKVGAMVTSQTSLMTLITNDKLEVDVYLLTEDVINVNEGMEVKLTQKRKNGDYTFAGTVKAIAPAAEEKVSALGLIEQKVKITVALGAKAPELRPGYALDVQFTTLEQKSKLAVPKVVLFPDSNGGDAVWVVKNGKAVIQEVKTGMETDEVVVIEKGLKAGDKVIKNPQLEGIKEGKKVK; encoded by the coding sequence ATGGAACGGCATATAAAATGGATTATAAGTGGTATTTTAGCATTAAGTATTGGTAGCTATTTTGCTTATTCATCGACAAAACCTCTTGAAACAGAATTGCTTGAGGTTAGGTCGCAAATCGTTTCGCAATCATTTAAAGAAGAAGGGATTGTGACAGCCAGCAACGAAAGACCTGTGTACAGTGTCATAAACGGAAAAATTAGTAATCTCCCAGTCAAAGAAGGGCAGCGTGTCAGGAAAGGTGATTTATTAGTAAAAATTGAAGCAGAGGATTTGGATTATCAGCTCGGCCAATTAAAAGCACAGCTGAAAAGCATCAAAGGGCAGGAAAAGCAGGCTAATAAAAGTTCCTACAGAGCGCAAGTGAAACAGCAACAATTACTCATTGAAGAAATGAAACGCCAGCTTACTATTGGAAAAGAAGATTATGATAAAATAAAAATTCTTTATGATCAAGGTGCAGTTTCAAAGAAAGATTTCGATGATGCCAAAAATAAAGTAGAGCAGCTTGAAAATACAGTAATGCAAGAGGAGCAAGCATTACAATTAATTGAAGAACAAGCTAAACCAGTACCTGGAACAGAACAATATTATGCAGGATTACAAGAATCAATAAATGAACAAATCAATCATGTAGAGTATCTGATTGCAAACAAAACAATCGTTGCACCAATGGATGCCATTATCAAAGAATTATCTGTCAAAGTAGGTGCAATGGTGACAAGCCAAACGTCATTAATGACCCTTATCACTAATGACAAACTTGAAGTAGATGTTTACCTTTTGACAGAAGATGTAATCAATGTAAATGAAGGGATGGAAGTCAAACTCACTCAGAAAAGGAAAAACGGGGATTATACATTTGCTGGCACTGTAAAGGCAATCGCCCCAGCAGCCGAAGAAAAGGTCTCAGCATTAGGACTAATTGAGCAAAAAGTGAAGATAACAGTCGCGCTTGGTGCCAAAGCACCAGAACTACGTCCTGGATACGCTTTGGATGTGCAGTTTACAACATTAGAGCAAAAAAGTAAATTAGCTGTTCCAAAAGTGGTTCTATTCCCAGATAGTAATGGTGGAGATGCTGTCTGGGTTGTCAAAAATGGCAAGGCTGTAATCCAAGAAGTAAAAACAGGAATGGAAACCGATGAGGTAGTTGTCATTGAAAAAGGATTAAAAGCTGGTGACAAAGTCATTAAAAATCCGCAGCTTGAAGGGATTAAAGAGGGGAAAAAGGTGAAGTAG
- a CDS encoding ABC transporter ATP-binding protein — protein MAAGVNGQSSGKDKRTNRVSPPDAKPKSGFSKHHLRQADKPKNLSGTLKRLLFFIGTEKKLLLTVFLFILIDAALSLVSPYLIGKAVDAMASKNGAVDFGVLSTIVIVLLFAYVMSAFLTLSEGWLMAGVSQRIVASLREALFAKLQKLPVAYFDSHTHGELMSRLVNDIDNVSSSISQSITQLMNGIIVIIGSFFMMLYLSPTLTLASVITIPLIYLLTRMITKRTKTLFRNQQRQLGLLNGHIEETISGLHVIKAFNHEEKVIEQFKDINDELQKVGLKAQIWSGFLMPFMNIIGNIGFVIVAIVGGILAVKNMITVGIIASFLTYSRQFVRPLNDLANIYNVVLSGIAGAERVFEILDEQEEQEDSVDAIPLQNPHGHVTFDNVSFGYRRDVPIIKNISFEAIAGSRTALIGPTGAGKTTIVNLLTRFYDVTKGRILIDGRDMRTYTRDSLRSSFGIVLQDTYLFSGTIKENIKYGKPDASDEEVVNAAIMANADSFINRLSNKYDTVLDENGGNLSQGQKQLLAIARVILQKPAFLILDEATSSIDTRTEQQIQKALTNVMAGRTSFIIAHRLNTIRDADTIMVIDAGEIVESGSHEELLAEKGVYFDLYRSSKVQ, from the coding sequence GTGGCCGCGGGTGTTAATGGTCAGTCGTCTGGAAAGGATAAACGTACTAATAGGGTTTCGCCGCCAGATGCAAAGCCTAAGAGTGGATTTAGCAAACATCACCTTAGACAGGCAGATAAGCCGAAAAATCTTAGTGGCACATTAAAGCGGCTGCTGTTTTTTATCGGCACGGAAAAAAAGCTCTTACTAACTGTTTTTCTGTTTATTTTAATTGATGCTGCTCTCTCCCTTGTCTCGCCTTATTTAATTGGAAAAGCAGTCGATGCGATGGCAAGCAAAAATGGCGCTGTTGATTTTGGCGTTTTAAGTACGATTGTCATCGTTTTGCTTTTTGCTTATGTCATGAGTGCCTTTCTTACATTATCAGAAGGCTGGCTCATGGCGGGAGTTTCGCAACGGATTGTTGCTAGTTTAAGAGAAGCGTTGTTTGCGAAGCTGCAAAAGCTTCCAGTTGCTTATTTTGACAGCCATACACATGGGGAATTAATGAGCCGCTTGGTGAACGATATTGATAATGTCTCAAGCAGTATTTCCCAGTCAATAACCCAGCTTATGAACGGCATTATTGTTATTATCGGATCATTTTTCATGATGCTGTATTTAAGTCCGACGCTTACATTGGCAAGTGTTATTACAATCCCGTTAATCTATTTGCTCACGAGGATGATTACAAAGCGAACAAAAACATTATTTCGCAACCAGCAAAGGCAGCTCGGGCTGTTGAACGGCCATATTGAGGAAACCATTTCAGGCTTACACGTCATAAAAGCTTTTAACCACGAGGAAAAAGTGATTGAGCAGTTTAAGGATATTAACGATGAGCTGCAAAAGGTCGGTTTAAAGGCGCAAATTTGGTCGGGATTTTTAATGCCGTTTATGAATATTATTGGCAACATCGGTTTTGTGATTGTCGCCATTGTTGGTGGGATTCTTGCGGTAAAAAATATGATTACAGTTGGAATCATCGCCAGCTTTCTAACATATTCGCGTCAATTTGTCCGCCCACTAAATGACTTGGCTAATATTTATAATGTTGTCTTATCAGGGATTGCCGGGGCGGAGCGGGTGTTTGAAATTTTAGATGAACAAGAGGAGCAGGAGGATTCAGTCGATGCCATCCCTCTGCAAAATCCGCACGGTCATGTAACTTTTGACAATGTCAGCTTTGGCTACCGAAGAGATGTACCGATTATTAAAAATATTAGCTTTGAAGCTATAGCTGGAAGCAGGACGGCGTTGATTGGCCCTACGGGTGCCGGTAAAACGACCATTGTGAATCTGTTGACCCGCTTTTATGATGTGACGAAAGGCAGAATCTTAATTGATGGCAGAGATATGAGGACTTATACGAGGGATAGTTTGCGTAGCAGCTTTGGCATCGTTTTACAGGATACGTATTTATTTTCTGGAACAATAAAGGAAAATATCAAATATGGTAAGCCAGATGCCAGCGATGAGGAAGTGGTGAATGCTGCTATAATGGCAAATGCCGATAGTTTCATCAATCGTCTTTCGAATAAATATGACACCGTTTTGGATGAGAATGGCGGCAATCTAAGTCAAGGGCAAAAACAGCTATTGGCAATCGCACGGGTTATCTTGCAAAAACCAGCATTTTTAATTTTGGATGAAGCTACAAGCAGCATTGACACACGGACTGAGCAACAAATCCAGAAGGCATTGACCAATGTAATGGCAGGCCGCACAAGCTTTATCATCGCCCACAGATTGAATACGATTCGCGATGCTGATACAATCATGGTCATTGATGCCGGAGAAATCGTTGAGAGCGGCAGCCATGAAGAGCTACTTGCGGAAAAAGGTGTCTACTTTGATTTGTATCGGAGTAGCAAGGTGCAGTGA
- a CDS encoding ABC transporter ATP-binding protein, with amino-acid sequence MTALLTAKNLSKVYQMGEVTVQALKDVHFEIKKGEFIVVLGPSGSGKSTMINLIGGMDTASSGEIYYLEQPLHQATEKILTDYRRNAVGFVFQFYNLMPNLTAYENIQLSTQIAKNPLDTMEVLEQVGLAERADHFPAQLSGGEQQRVAIARAVAKNPEILLCDEPTGALDFSTGIQVLKLLREFNKTYGKTVMIITHNAGIAAMADRVFYIKDGMLEKIEVNEHPLDPEEVTW; translated from the coding sequence ATGACGGCTTTATTAACGGCTAAAAATTTATCAAAGGTCTACCAGATGGGTGAAGTTACTGTTCAGGCTTTGAAAGATGTTCATTTTGAAATAAAAAAAGGGGAATTTATTGTCGTTTTAGGCCCAAGCGGCTCTGGAAAAAGTACGATGATTAACTTAATAGGTGGAATGGATACTGCTAGTTCAGGTGAAATTTATTATTTGGAACAGCCATTGCATCAAGCGACGGAAAAAATTTTAACAGATTATCGGCGTAATGCAGTCGGATTTGTCTTTCAGTTTTATAATCTTATGCCAAATTTAACGGCCTACGAAAATATTCAGCTTTCGACACAAATTGCTAAAAACCCGCTAGACACGATGGAAGTTCTTGAGCAGGTTGGCTTGGCTGAGCGTGCAGACCATTTTCCGGCGCAATTGTCTGGGGGTGAACAGCAAAGGGTGGCAATTGCGAGAGCGGTTGCGAAAAACCCTGAGATTTTATTATGCGATGAGCCAACAGGGGCCCTCGATTTTTCAACTGGAATACAAGTATTAAAGCTTCTGCGTGAGTTCAATAAGACCTATGGAAAGACGGTCATGATTATAACGCATAATGCCGGAATTGCCGCTATGGCTGACCGCGTTTTTTATATTAAGGATGGTATGCTCGAAAAAATCGAAGTGAATGAACATCCTCTAGACCCAGAGGAGGTAACGTGGTAA
- a CDS encoding DUF4023 family protein yields MDSTHEFVEKLHDTQEKDEQNRKRGKGHPEKQLPTKKHNNPKHSK; encoded by the coding sequence ATGGACAGCACACATGAATTTGTTGAAAAACTACATGACACACAGGAAAAAGATGAACAAAACCGCAAACGCGGGAAAGGGCACCCAGAAAAACAGTTACCGACAAAGAAGCATAACAACCCTAAGCACAGTAAATGA
- a CDS encoding FtsX-like permease family protein, whose protein sequence is MLWRKMFGDIFENKFAYFACAVVIAIGLMAYTSMSIAKDGLFYAKDQFYQDYHFADGFAKVKAIPYTRAKTLEEISGINKVEGRLIKDVRVLMPDTKENVYLRLISLHRADGNKLNGIKLEKGTFPEEKRQQILVADKFYEAHGLQLGEKVNVIIEGKQVELSISGTGQSPEYIYALKELQSIAADPKTFEVAYMPYEDMEQLFNQKGLVNDISFTLRPEVNFVDVEQRVKSALEKYELESLCSAKDQLSNAMLTEELKQMERMASSLPVIFLVIAAIILYIMLKRLVESQRGQIGTLKAFGYRNLEILLHYMWYGVFIGVFGGLLGGLLGIWVSKYFLEIYQMYFSLPNLEAHTSLKYFYLGIIMAALFSAAASFQGVKSVIRLQPAEAMHPVVPTFVKKTKLEEIHWFWRMFNVQGRMAIRNLLRNKSRSFFTFIGIVFTFAMMASFFSFYSMAEVMIMDQFTKVQKQDVKWTFAKPMPRSDVIRELQHVTGMKHVEPLLEVPVSLRFLNHKKDVVALGITADSTLYNVFDKQGNRLELPKSGMMVSEQIADKLGVKVGDVLQMESMYAKDEKLNITVEKIIPQYLGANVYLNQDVLLALLKQGEMMTSALMAIDEKAIPDLKERYRSSKYVSTIEVRQEMIDKYTEMMAASSSAMWIMALISIITGFAIVYNSSIISLAERKRELASLRVMGMTPKEVMGVVSVEQWFLGFVGMIAGIPLAFSFCKLMSTSMSSDLYTIPAVINSDAIIQALIGTIVAIAISLLAVSRKVKQLDLVAVLKERE, encoded by the coding sequence ATGCTGTGGCGGAAAATGTTCGGAGATATTTTCGAAAATAAATTTGCTTACTTTGCCTGTGCGGTTGTTATTGCCATTGGGCTTATGGCCTATACATCAATGTCAATCGCAAAAGATGGCTTGTTTTATGCCAAAGATCAGTTTTATCAAGACTATCATTTTGCAGATGGTTTTGCGAAGGTAAAAGCGATTCCCTACACAAGAGCGAAAACGCTAGAGGAAATTAGTGGGATAAACAAAGTGGAAGGCCGTTTGATTAAAGATGTAAGGGTATTAATGCCAGACACGAAGGAAAATGTCTATTTACGCTTGATTTCTTTACATCGTGCGGATGGAAATAAATTGAATGGAATTAAGCTTGAAAAAGGCACATTTCCTGAAGAGAAGCGGCAGCAGATTTTAGTAGCGGATAAATTTTATGAGGCCCACGGGCTGCAGCTAGGTGAAAAAGTAAATGTCATTATTGAAGGGAAGCAAGTGGAGCTTTCAATTAGTGGCACAGGGCAAAGCCCAGAGTATATTTATGCCTTGAAGGAGCTTCAAAGCATCGCAGCAGATCCGAAGACATTTGAAGTAGCCTATATGCCATATGAGGATATGGAGCAGCTTTTTAATCAAAAAGGTTTAGTAAATGATATTTCTTTTACACTTCGTCCAGAAGTCAATTTTGTGGATGTTGAGCAAAGAGTAAAATCTGCTTTGGAAAAATATGAGCTTGAAAGCCTCTGCTCTGCTAAAGATCAGCTTAGCAATGCGATGCTGACGGAAGAATTAAAGCAAATGGAAAGAATGGCGAGCAGCCTTCCCGTTATTTTTCTCGTCATTGCGGCTATTATTTTATATATCATGTTAAAACGGCTTGTCGAATCGCAACGTGGGCAAATTGGGACTTTGAAAGCCTTTGGCTACCGCAACCTAGAAATATTGCTTCATTATATGTGGTACGGTGTTTTTATTGGTGTATTTGGTGGGTTGCTTGGCGGTTTATTAGGAATATGGGTGTCAAAATATTTTTTAGAAATTTATCAAATGTATTTTAGTTTGCCGAACCTTGAAGCGCATACTTCCTTGAAGTACTTTTATCTCGGTATTATAATGGCGGCACTTTTCAGTGCGGCGGCTTCCTTTCAAGGTGTGAAGAGCGTTATCCGCCTTCAGCCTGCTGAGGCAATGCACCCTGTTGTGCCGACTTTTGTAAAAAAAACAAAGCTGGAAGAAATCCATTGGTTTTGGCGGATGTTTAATGTGCAAGGGCGAATGGCAATCAGAAACTTGTTGCGCAATAAAAGCCGCAGCTTCTTTACGTTTATTGGCATTGTCTTTACTTTTGCAATGATGGCATCATTTTTTTCCTTTTACAGTATGGCAGAAGTAATGATTATGGACCAGTTTACAAAAGTGCAAAAGCAAGATGTTAAATGGACTTTTGCAAAACCAATGCCGCGTTCCGATGTCATCCGTGAATTACAGCATGTTACAGGAATGAAGCATGTGGAGCCGCTCCTTGAAGTCCCAGTTTCATTGCGGTTTTTAAATCATAAAAAGGATGTCGTAGCACTAGGGATAACGGCTGACTCGACATTGTACAATGTCTTTGACAAACAAGGAAATCGCCTGGAACTGCCGAAGTCGGGGATGATGGTTTCTGAACAAATTGCGGACAAGCTTGGTGTTAAAGTCGGTGATGTGCTGCAAATGGAAAGTATGTATGCAAAGGATGAAAAACTAAATATTACGGTAGAAAAAATCATTCCACAATATTTGGGGGCTAATGTTTATCTTAATCAAGATGTTCTTTTGGCGTTGCTAAAGCAGGGGGAAATGATGACCTCCGCTCTCATGGCGATTGACGAAAAAGCGATTCCAGATTTAAAAGAGCGGTATCGTTCCTCAAAATATGTGAGCACAATAGAGGTTAGGCAGGAAATGATTGATAAGTATACAGAAATGATGGCAGCCTCCTCCTCTGCGATGTGGATCATGGCGCTTATTTCGATTATCACAGGATTTGCCATTGTCTATAATTCTAGCATTATTTCATTAGCAGAACGGAAAAGGGAGCTTGCCTCATTGCGGGTCATGGGTATGACGCCAAAAGAAGTAATGGGGGTTGTTTCCGTTGAACAATGGTTTCTTGGTTTTGTTGGCATGATTGCTGGCATTCCGCTTGCCTTTTCATTTTGTAAGTTAATGTCAACAAGTATGAGCAGCGATCTTTATACAATTCCAGCTGTTATTAACTCCGATGCAATTATTCAGGCTTTAATAGGAACAATAGTTGCCATCGCCATTTCGCTGCTGGCGGTGTCACGAAAAGTAAAACAGCTTGATTTAGTTGCTGTTTTAAAAGAAAGGGAGTGA
- a CDS encoding PaaI family thioesterase codes for MEEKVVKAIQDDYPDDFAWCYGCGRLNESGHHFRTGWQGKNTVTIFEPQPEHLALPGFVYGGLTASLVDCHGTGSAALALHRKNGHEPGGEAEPPRFVTASLHVDFLKPTPHGVPLKAIGTVEEIHPKKWKVNAEVYASDTLCARGEVIAVVMPSTFAKKE; via the coding sequence ATGGAAGAAAAGGTAGTAAAGGCAATTCAAGATGATTATCCAGATGATTTTGCATGGTGTTATGGTTGTGGACGTTTAAACGAAAGTGGGCATCATTTTCGAACAGGTTGGCAAGGGAAAAATACGGTCACTATTTTTGAGCCACAACCTGAGCATTTGGCGTTACCGGGATTTGTTTATGGTGGCTTAACAGCATCATTAGTTGACTGTCACGGTACGGGTTCTGCTGCCCTTGCGTTGCATCGCAAAAATGGACATGAGCCTGGGGGCGAGGCTGAGCCACCGCGCTTTGTAACCGCCTCCTTACATGTTGACTTTTTAAAGCCAACACCACATGGTGTGCCATTAAAGGCGATTGGAACGGTTGAAGAGATTCATCCGAAAAAATGGAAAGTTAATGCGGAAGTTTACGCAAGTGATACACTTTGTGCTCGTGGCGAAGTCATTGCAGTTGTCATGCCAAGTACATTTGCGAAAAAAGAGTAG
- a CDS encoding ABC transporter ATP-binding protein — MNFLNKYVRKYWLPFTFAVVFLTLEAIVDLLLPTIMAKVIDVGVANRDMDYVLKMGGMMLLITCFGAVSATARNFISSFVSQRFGAELRYDLFCKIQSLSFQNIDKFDRASLITRVTNDVTQIQMFSNGLMRIFVRAPLLCIGSLIMAVRLNPHLSIVLAVVVPIIAILIVLSMRLGFPRFMKVQKAMDRMNGVMREYLSGVRVVKAFNQFNFEIHKFGQANLGLQSTATSSTRVLSIFGPMMVAVMNIGIVAVLWFGGYGVQSGHIQVGEIIAFTNYMIQILFSLRLISMVFIMFVRAKASAGRIGEVFAEENQLKSKGKKSATTTSDGGLTTKGRIDFHNVSFAYNGALSEAVLKNITFTCLPGETVGIIGSTGSGKTSLINLIPRFYDVSEGVVKVDGVDVREYDIKKLREKIAVVPQQTMLFTGTIAENIQWGKENASEDEVKRAAVIAEAASFIIASPEGYHTKLGQGGINLSGGQKQRLSIARALVKQPEILILDDSTSAVDVATETKIKESLKKYATQLTCMIITQRVSSIRDADKILVLDDGKLVGFGTHEQLVKNCQVYQEIYHSQIGKEVL, encoded by the coding sequence ATGAACTTTTTGAATAAATATGTCCGAAAATATTGGCTACCTTTTACCTTTGCTGTTGTTTTTTTAACTTTAGAAGCAATTGTAGATTTACTTTTGCCGACAATCATGGCAAAAGTAATCGATGTTGGCGTTGCTAACAGAGATATGGATTATGTGCTGAAAATGGGCGGTATGATGCTACTAATCACTTGTTTTGGGGCAGTGTCGGCAACTGCAAGGAATTTTATTTCCAGCTTTGTCTCACAGCGTTTTGGTGCAGAGCTGAGGTATGACCTTTTTTGTAAAATTCAATCATTGTCATTTCAAAACATTGATAAATTTGACCGCGCTTCGCTTATAACAAGAGTAACGAATGATGTTACCCAGATTCAAATGTTTTCTAATGGACTTATGCGAATATTTGTTAGAGCGCCACTCTTATGCATCGGATCCCTCATCATGGCTGTTCGTTTGAATCCTCATTTATCAATCGTACTAGCTGTTGTCGTGCCAATCATAGCGATTTTAATTGTTTTAAGTATGAGGCTTGGCTTTCCACGCTTTATGAAGGTGCAAAAAGCGATGGACCGCATGAATGGCGTCATGCGTGAATATTTATCAGGTGTAAGAGTTGTTAAAGCATTTAATCAATTTAATTTTGAGATTCATAAATTCGGGCAGGCTAATCTCGGTTTACAAAGTACGGCAACCTCTTCGACTCGGGTGTTATCTATTTTTGGTCCGATGATGGTAGCGGTAATGAATATTGGCATTGTTGCTGTGCTTTGGTTTGGCGGCTATGGCGTTCAGAGCGGTCATATTCAAGTTGGGGAGATTATTGCCTTCACAAACTATATGATTCAAATTTTATTTTCATTGCGTCTGATTTCGATGGTTTTCATTATGTTTGTACGGGCAAAAGCGTCTGCAGGGCGCATTGGTGAAGTGTTTGCCGAGGAAAATCAGCTTAAGTCTAAGGGGAAAAAGTCAGCAACAACAACGAGTGATGGTGGTTTGACCACAAAAGGGCGGATTGATTTTCACAATGTTTCATTTGCTTATAATGGCGCTTTAAGTGAAGCGGTTTTAAAAAATATCACGTTTACCTGCTTGCCTGGGGAAACAGTTGGCATTATCGGCTCAACTGGTTCAGGCAAGACGAGTTTAATCAACTTAATTCCGCGCTTCTATGATGTAAGCGAAGGAGTGGTGAAGGTTGATGGTGTTGACGTTAGAGAGTATGACATTAAAAAGTTAAGAGAAAAAATTGCGGTAGTGCCGCAACAGACGATGCTGTTTACAGGGACAATTGCTGAAAACATTCAATGGGGAAAAGAAAATGCCAGCGAAGACGAAGTAAAGCGGGCAGCCGTTATCGCTGAAGCAGCCTCATTCATCATTGCTTCACCAGAGGGCTATCATACAAAACTTGGTCAAGGGGGCATTAATTTATCAGGAGGCCAGAAGCAGCGGCTATCAATCGCTCGGGCATTGGTGAAACAGCCGGAAATTCTTATTTTGGATGATAGTACAAGTGCAGTGGACGTGGCAACAGAGACTAAAATCAAGGAATCTCTCAAAAAATATGCAACACAGTTAACATGCATGATCATTACGCAACGGGTTTCTTCGATAAGGGATGCTGACAAAATTCTTGTTTTAGATGATGGCAAACTTGTTGGCTTCGGTACCCACGAACAATTAGTGAAAAATTGCCAAGTATATCAAGAAATCTATCATTCACAAATTGGGAAGGAGGTGCTGTGA